The Salvelinus sp. IW2-2015 linkage group LG8, ASM291031v2, whole genome shotgun sequence genome window below encodes:
- the LOC111967446 gene encoding START domain-containing protein 10 produces MSRILSGIIPDEAVFTDFRRQALSTDNWYSKYDKNGMEVWVEVAPVASSPQGNKNIPKVHKIKCRMTIKDVSAATMYDVLHDGLYRKKWDPTMLESFDIARLSPNAEVGYYSWLCPKPLMNRDVVTLRSWQVTDDEYVIVNYSVKHLKYPAKKDLVRAISLLTGYLVKATGPNSCSFTYLSQADPKGSLPKWVVNKASQVLAPRVLKCVHKAGQSYPEWKEQNSPDQKPWLYPEQSTLPMMDPAELTIQRADSLENVDESSQLDVQESNKAEDSS; encoded by the exons ATGTCTCGAATTCTTTCGGGAATTATACCAGACGAGGCAGTCTTCACAGACTTCAGAAGACAAGCCTTGTCAACGGACAACTGGTACAGTAAATATGACAAGAACGGAATGGAGGTCTGGGTCGAGGTGGCCCCTGTAGCATCATCCCCTCAAGGAAACAAAAACATCCCTAAAGTTCACAAGATAAAG TGCAGAATGACCATAAAAGATGTGTCAGCCGCCACCATGTACGACGTCCTTCATGATGGCCTGTATCGCAAAAAGTGGGACCCCACCATGTTGGAGAGCTTTGACATTGCCCGTCTCTCCCCTAACGCTGARGTGGGCTACTACTCAT GGCTATGTCCGAAGCCACTGATGAACAGAGATGTGGTGACGCTGCGTTCCTGGCAGGTGACGGACGACGAGTATGTGATCGTTAACTACTCAGTCAAACACCTG AAATATCCTGccaaaaaggaccttgtgagagcCATCTCCCTCCTGACTGGCTAcctggtgaaggccacaggacccAATAGCTGCTCTTTTACCTACCTCTCACAGGCTGACCCCAAAG GTTCTCTTCCAAAGTGGGTGGTGAACAAAGCGTCTCAGGTTCTGGCTCCCAGG gtACTGAAGTGTGTGCACAAGGCGGGCCAGAGTTACCCAGAGTGGAAAGAGCAGAACTCTCCAGATCAGAAGCCCTGGTTATACCCAGAGCAAAGCACCCTGCCCATGATGGACCCAGCTGAGCTGACCATCCAGCGGGCAGACTCTCTGGAGAACGTAGACGAGAGCTCCCAGCTGGACGTTCAGGAGAGTAACAAAGCAGAGGACAGCAGCTGA
- the pdzd11 gene encoding PDZ domain-containing protein 11, with protein sequence MDQKIPYDDYQLPVVFLPSYESPPAWIAPQERIHHPDYNNELTQFLPRTIVLKKPPGAQLGFNIRGGKASQLGIFISKVVPDSDAHRAELQEGDQVLSVNEVDFQDIEHSRAVEILKTAREILMRVRFFPYNYQRQKERTVH encoded by the exons ATGGACCAAAAGATCCCATATGATGACTACCAACTCCCTGTGGTCTTTTTACCTTCTTATGAGAGTCCCCCAGCATGGATAGCCCCGCAGGAG cgTATCCACCATCCTGACTACAACAATGAGCTGACCCAGTTCCTGCCWCGCACCATCGTGTTGAAGAAACCTCCAGGGGCACAGTTAGGCTTCAACATCCGTGGGGGCAAGGCCTCTCAGCTGGGCATCTTCATCTccaag GTGGTCCCAGATTCGGACGCCCACAGAGCAGAGCTCCAGGAGGGAGATCAGGTGCTGTCTGTCAATGAGGTGGACTTCCAGGACATAGAGCACTCGAGG GCTGTTGAGATTCTGAAGACTGCCAGAGAGATTCTGATGAGGGTGCGCTTCTTTCCCTACA ACTACCAGAGACAGAAGGAAAGGACTGTGCATTAG